In Nitrosophilus alvini, the following are encoded in one genomic region:
- the dapE gene encoding succinyl-diaminopimelate desuccinylase: MDVIELFKKLLKFHSVTPHDAGSLDFIKDYLPDFEAIWVNKYDVKNLFLYKRFGEGEHLCFAGHVDVVPPGDGWNSDPFEPVEKDGYIYARGAQDMKSGVAAFVQAVKETGSFNGILSLLLTSDEEGDAKYGTKIVLEELRKIGLMPDFAVVAEPTCEKLFGDAVKIGRRGSINGVIEKTGRQGHAAYPEKAVNPIHKVAQVLPHMAGADLDEGDEFFAPSKFVITDIRAGMEVTNVTPGKLKMMFNVRNSTKTTIKDVEDFVHRYFSGMNYTLRISQSAKPFLTDPNSKIVKIIDESIKEVTGTTPKHSTAGGTSDARFFGEFGVKTVEFGVINDTIHAPNERTSVDEVEKLYRVFKKVIEKF; the protein is encoded by the coding sequence ATGGATGTAATAGAGCTTTTTAAAAAACTTCTGAAATTTCACTCTGTAACGCCACATGATGCTGGGAGTCTTGATTTTATCAAAGATTATCTTCCGGACTTTGAAGCGATATGGGTTAACAAGTACGATGTTAAAAATCTTTTTCTTTACAAGAGATTTGGCGAAGGTGAGCATCTCTGTTTTGCAGGACATGTTGACGTTGTGCCTCCCGGAGACGGGTGGAATAGTGACCCCTTTGAGCCTGTAGAAAAAGATGGATACATATATGCAAGAGGTGCGCAGGATATGAAAAGCGGTGTTGCCGCATTTGTCCAGGCTGTAAAGGAGACAGGAAGCTTCAACGGAATTTTATCTCTGCTTCTTACAAGCGATGAAGAGGGTGATGCAAAATACGGAACGAAAATTGTACTTGAAGAGTTGAGAAAAATCGGGCTAATGCCTGATTTTGCGGTAGTGGCTGAGCCCACCTGTGAAAAACTCTTCGGTGATGCGGTAAAGATAGGTAGAAGAGGCTCTATAAACGGAGTTATAGAAAAAACAGGCAGACAGGGACATGCCGCGTATCCGGAAAAAGCTGTTAATCCTATACATAAAGTGGCCCAGGTGCTTCCTCATATGGCAGGAGCCGATCTTGACGAAGGGGATGAGTTTTTTGCTCCGAGTAAATTTGTCATAACCGATATAAGAGCCGGTATGGAAGTGACTAACGTGACGCCCGGAAAGTTGAAGATGATGTTCAATGTAAGAAACTCAACGAAAACTACCATAAAAGATGTGGAAGATTTTGTACACAGATATTTTAGCGGTATGAACTATACACTCAGAATTTCTCAAAGCGCAAAACCCTTTCTGACCGATCCCAATTCAAAAATAGTAAAAATCATCGATGAGTCGATAAAAGAGGTTACAGGAACGACTCCGAAACACTCAACCGCCGGAGGAACAAGCGATGCGAGATTTTTTGGGGAATTTGGTGTAAAAACGGTGGAATTTGGTGTAATAAACGATACTATTCATGCACCGAACGAAAGAACATCTGTTGATGAGGTGGAAAAACTTTACAGAGTTTTCAAAAAAGTGATAGAGAAATTTTAA
- the rplU gene encoding 50S ribosomal protein L21, whose translation MYAIIKNGGKQYKVQEGDIICFDKMSLEPKTKVEFKEVLAVNDGELKIGTPFVEGAVVEGEVINEGRGKKVIIFKKRRRKDSKLKRGFRRDFTRVRITKIA comes from the coding sequence ATGTACGCAATTATAAAAAACGGCGGTAAGCAGTATAAGGTTCAGGAAGGTGATATTATCTGCTTTGACAAAATGAGTCTTGAGCCGAAAACAAAAGTAGAATTCAAAGAGGTTCTTGCCGTAAACGACGGAGAGCTTAAAATCGGTACACCGTTTGTTGAAGGCGCTGTAGTGGAAGGCGAAGTCATAAACGAGGGTAGAGGAAAAAAAGTTATAATCTTCAAAAAAAGAAGAAGAAAAGACAGTAAACTCAAGAGAGGTTTCAGAAGAGACTTCACAAGAGTAAGAATTACCAAGATAGCGTAA
- a CDS encoding RidA family protein has protein sequence MEMISTDKAPQAIGPYSQAVRIGEFIYTSGQIALTPEGEMVQADIEKQTRQVLNNLSNVLEAAGTTLQKVVKTTIFLADMDDFAKVNEIYAEFFKEHKPARSTVAVKTLPKNALVEIEAIAIL, from the coding sequence ATGGAAATGATATCTACAGACAAAGCGCCACAGGCAATAGGACCATATTCTCAGGCTGTACGAATCGGAGAGTTTATATATACATCAGGACAGATAGCCCTGACGCCGGAAGGAGAGATGGTTCAGGCCGATATCGAGAAGCAGACGAGACAGGTTTTGAACAATCTTTCAAATGTACTTGAAGCAGCGGGAACAACTCTGCAAAAAGTAGTTAAAACGACTATATTTCTGGCCGATATGGACGATTTTGCGAAAGTCAACGAAATCTATGCCGAATTTTTCAAAGAACACAAGCCTGCACGCAGTACAGTTGCGGTAAAAACACTTCCTAAAAATGCACTTGTGGAGATCGAGGCTATAGCGATCCTTTAG
- a CDS encoding multiheme c-type cytochrome has product MRKLFITALSVLTLFGAQFAKNEECKECHPLIYQEFATSQHANSTIFKDEIHGAIWNIHPKKKKSSYSCAKCHTPAANNIKELISAGNGIVPDQKNPTQNEGISCAYCHRIESIKHEWKSNVNIISKDEKKYFGTRKDHIKSPFHKIDTSNRNFLDGNVCIGCHSHKKNKNGLNICSTNIKNEMDGSNCISCHMPKIGGSVSVLRKTRTHTFHGFPGAHTHQSMLKKYVDIEFLRNIEDFDISVNNKSSHALFLHPLRVAKLKVEVFRNGKKVYEDTKTFARIIGANGKPTPPWLAKEVIKNSMPGPNEKKVFKHNFKLEKGDKIKAVLGYYLVNPKMINKLGLQNSEIAKRFFILTQKQFKI; this is encoded by the coding sequence ATGAGAAAACTGTTTATCACAGCACTTTCAGTATTGACGCTTTTTGGCGCTCAGTTTGCCAAAAATGAAGAGTGTAAAGAGTGCCATCCGCTTATATATCAAGAGTTTGCAACATCTCAGCACGCAAATTCCACAATCTTCAAAGATGAAATTCACGGGGCGATTTGGAATATACATCCCAAAAAGAAAAAAAGTTCTTACAGCTGTGCAAAATGCCACACTCCGGCAGCAAATAATATTAAAGAACTTATATCTGCAGGAAACGGGATAGTTCCCGACCAAAAAAATCCTACCCAAAATGAAGGAATTTCCTGTGCATATTGCCACAGAATTGAATCAATAAAACATGAGTGGAAATCAAACGTAAATATCATCTCCAAAGATGAAAAAAAATATTTCGGAACAAGAAAAGACCATATAAAGTCCCCTTTCCACAAAATAGATACCAGCAATAGAAATTTTCTAGACGGTAACGTCTGTATAGGATGCCATTCACACAAAAAAAATAAAAACGGTTTAAATATCTGCTCTACGAATATTAAAAATGAGATGGACGGTTCAAACTGCATAAGTTGTCATATGCCCAAAATTGGAGGAAGTGTTTCAGTACTAAGAAAAACCAGAACACATACGTTTCACGGTTTTCCCGGAGCACATACACATCAAAGCATGCTCAAAAAGTATGTGGATATAGAGTTTTTAAGAAATATCGAAGATTTTGATATATCTGTCAACAATAAAAGCTCCCATGCTCTTTTCCTGCATCCTTTAAGAGTTGCAAAACTAAAAGTAGAAGTCTTTCGTAACGGGAAAAAAGTGTATGAAGATACAAAAACATTTGCAAGAATAATCGGTGCAAACGGCAAACCAACCCCTCCATGGCTGGCAAAAGAGGTTATCAAAAACAGTATGCCCGGCCCAAATGAAAAAAAAGTTTTCAAACACAATTTCAAACTGGAAAAAGGTGATAAAATAAAAGCAGTTTTAGGATATTACCTGGTTAATCCCAAAATGATTAACAAACTTGGACTCCAAAACAGCGAGATAGCAAAAAGATTTTTCATACTTACACAAAAACAGTTCAAAATATAA
- a CDS encoding GNAT family N-acetyltransferase has translation MKNRLFLKLPNNIEYWRVLKKLYEELCRIIDFPTKEKKELEAALKELFENAVVHAYEPEEEGEIEIGFELFENGIKIDIRDEGLPFDANILKSVPIDLKEKNRGLNRVFLNTDSFRFYNLGQKGKKFSIIKYSPKKLRLKEDIPFYSDIGYDFDKTAKEMIRERLTIRLFKEGDEIHIPALIYKNYGYTYFKNLFYYPEKILQKEKSGQISSIIAEIDGKVVGHFALVKIPNSNIAEIGIAVVDPKFKGMGIMNAMFKLLLKRARELGLSALFGEAVMFHPYSQKANLTHGFCESALLLGDVHHKVMLKEHKYPFREKRGAALIGYKVLKRRKRKIFLPKQYEEMIKEVYKKCRVPFEAAKRGRKAEKLQREYNKAFNICTLVIEGDFEDFETVFKREFEKSLAKHPDMIYADINLNNCKNIDKTVEILNDYGFFYSGILFSRRNEKDYLRLQFESSEIIEEKHLVCWSEYCKNLLEFVLCDKNRVLGTSK, from the coding sequence ATGAAAAATAGGCTTTTTCTGAAACTTCCCAACAATATCGAATACTGGAGGGTATTGAAAAAACTTTACGAAGAGCTTTGCCGTATTATAGATTTTCCAACAAAGGAGAAAAAAGAGTTGGAAGCCGCCTTGAAAGAGCTTTTTGAAAATGCCGTTGTTCATGCATATGAGCCTGAAGAAGAGGGAGAGATAGAGATAGGTTTTGAACTGTTTGAAAACGGAATCAAAATCGATATAAGAGACGAAGGATTGCCTTTTGATGCAAATATATTAAAATCTGTTCCTATCGATTTGAAAGAGAAAAACAGAGGATTAAACAGAGTTTTTTTAAATACCGACAGCTTCAGGTTTTACAATCTTGGACAAAAAGGAAAGAAATTCTCCATTATAAAATATAGTCCCAAAAAACTTCGCCTCAAAGAAGATATTCCTTTTTACAGCGATATAGGATACGATTTCGACAAAACAGCAAAAGAGATGATAAGAGAAAGACTTACAATAAGGCTCTTCAAAGAGGGTGACGAAATCCATATTCCGGCTCTAATCTACAAAAACTACGGCTATACATACTTCAAAAATCTCTTCTACTATCCAGAAAAAATTCTTCAAAAAGAGAAAAGCGGTCAGATATCTTCTATTATCGCGGAAATTGATGGCAAAGTGGTAGGACATTTTGCTCTTGTCAAAATACCGAACTCAAACATAGCCGAAATAGGTATAGCGGTAGTAGATCCGAAATTCAAAGGTATGGGAATAATGAACGCCATGTTCAAGCTTCTTCTCAAACGCGCAAGAGAGCTTGGTTTAAGCGCACTTTTCGGAGAAGCGGTCATGTTTCATCCCTACAGTCAGAAAGCAAACCTTACACACGGATTTTGTGAAAGCGCACTTCTGCTAGGCGACGTACACCATAAAGTGATGCTCAAAGAACACAAATACCCCTTCAGAGAAAAAAGAGGAGCGGCTCTGATAGGCTACAAGGTTCTAAAAAGAAGAAAAAGAAAAATATTTCTGCCAAAGCAATATGAAGAGATGATAAAAGAGGTGTATAAAAAATGCCGAGTCCCTTTTGAGGCTGCAAAAAGGGGAAGAAAAGCCGAAAAACTGCAAAGAGAGTACAACAAAGCTTTCAACATCTGCACTCTTGTCATCGAAGGTGATTTTGAAGATTTCGAGACTGTTTTCAAAAGAGAGTTCGAAAAATCTCTGGCAAAACATCCCGATATGATATATGCGGATATAAACCTGAATAATTGCAAAAATATAGACAAAACCGTTGAAATTCTAAATGATTATGGCTTTTTCTATTCAGGTATTCTCTTTTCGAGGCGAAACGAGAAAGACTATCTTCGCCTCCAGTTCGAAAGCTCCGAAATCATAGAAGAAAAACATTTGGTCTGCTGGTCTGAGTACTGTAAAAATCTGCTTGAATTCGTACTTTGTGACAAAAACAGGGTTCTTGGCACAAGCAAATAA
- a CDS encoding EI24 domain-containing protein — protein sequence MGKNIFILALEDFLSTKFLALTTVPFFATLIIAFVLLFQISGEFFDLLNSAVTNPDAAAVQGNELAEFLKEYPFLSVIFGSFIFKAIAGTFFYIIGGGLAIMFSTIVAVIVIGFFTSYIVAEIHKRHYRSIDISSGYDIFSYIWFVLKSLALFMLFFIVTLPFYFIPVINLVAINAPFYFLFSRLLAVDVAGEIFAPKEFEQILRENRKEVGITTLILYLISLLPFAGMLLQVYFVSVLTHLFFNIKKERISKKSSPKEIYEAEIVE from the coding sequence ATGGGTAAAAATATATTTATTCTGGCTTTGGAAGATTTTTTGAGTACTAAATTTCTTGCTCTTACAACCGTTCCTTTTTTCGCTACTTTGATCATCGCTTTTGTCCTGCTTTTTCAGATTTCCGGAGAATTTTTCGATCTTTTAAACAGTGCGGTTACGAACCCCGATGCGGCGGCGGTGCAAGGAAACGAACTTGCCGAATTTTTAAAAGAGTATCCTTTTCTCTCCGTAATATTCGGAAGTTTTATATTCAAAGCGATAGCCGGAACATTTTTCTATATCATAGGAGGAGGACTTGCAATAATGTTTTCTACAATAGTTGCGGTTATCGTCATAGGATTTTTCACTTCATACATAGTGGCTGAAATACACAAAAGACACTATCGCTCTATCGATATCTCATCCGGGTATGATATATTCTCTTATATATGGTTCGTACTTAAGAGCTTGGCGCTTTTTATGCTTTTTTTTATTGTGACTCTACCTTTTTACTTTATTCCGGTTATAAATCTGGTAGCAATAAATGCACCCTTTTATTTCCTCTTCTCAAGGCTTCTTGCCGTTGATGTAGCAGGAGAGATATTTGCCCCAAAAGAGTTTGAACAGATTTTGAGAGAAAACAGAAAAGAGGTGGGAATAACAACACTCATACTCTATCTTATCTCTCTTCTTCCCTTTGCCGGTATGCTTCTTCAGGTATATTTCGTATCAGTCCTGACCCATCTTTTTTTCAATATAAAAAAAGAGCGTATTTCGAAAAAAAGTTCTCCAAAAGAGATATATGAGGCAGAAATTGTTGAATAG
- a CDS encoding APC family permease, whose product MYKNSEKKIPESEKLGLKELVAIAIGSMIGGGIFSVLGMADQISGHATFLVFVLGGIIALFAGYNYAKLAVAYKKDGASYTYLKRAFPKKSYIAAFVGWSVIVGYIGTLALYAYTFGSYASAMFGFENSILAKDVFGFLILTVFLFINLMGVKTTGRSEDLLVYLKLLVLLGMGIAGLYFIKPDHFTPLFDKGVAAVFLSGAIVFVAFEGFQLVTNSVEETKNPEKNIPRSIYISVFIVTLTYVILAIAVTGILTPEEILKAEEYAVAEALKPAFGKYGFIAASLAALFATSSAINGTFFGASRMMADIAKDGVFPRVFSKMNGSFIPKNALFFMYMAAALFVLFGKLDAIISFSSMTFLLVSFFVTIANLKLYKETNSSLFVIILSILLMLATLYLMIDYLAKNEPQTLYKIVFVYAIITVSFIIYRVMLLKKQQK is encoded by the coding sequence ATGTATAAAAATAGTGAAAAAAAGATACCCGAAAGTGAAAAACTCGGACTGAAAGAGCTTGTTGCCATAGCTATCGGTTCGATGATAGGCGGAGGAATATTTTCTGTTCTTGGAATGGCCGATCAGATTTCCGGGCACGCTACATTTTTGGTTTTTGTGCTTGGCGGTATAATCGCTCTTTTTGCCGGTTATAACTACGCCAAACTTGCAGTTGCCTATAAAAAAGATGGTGCAAGCTATACATACCTTAAAAGAGCCTTTCCAAAAAAGAGTTACATTGCCGCATTCGTAGGATGGAGCGTTATAGTAGGATATATAGGTACACTGGCACTCTATGCCTATACTTTCGGCTCCTATGCTTCCGCAATGTTTGGGTTTGAAAATAGCATATTGGCGAAAGATGTTTTCGGTTTTCTGATACTTACGGTTTTTCTTTTCATAAATCTTATGGGTGTAAAGACCACGGGAAGAAGTGAGGATCTGCTTGTATATCTGAAACTTTTGGTATTGCTTGGTATGGGCATAGCAGGTCTGTATTTTATAAAGCCTGATCATTTCACCCCTCTTTTTGATAAAGGCGTTGCGGCTGTATTCTTGAGTGGAGCCATTGTTTTTGTGGCATTCGAGGGTTTTCAGCTTGTTACAAACTCTGTCGAAGAGACAAAAAATCCCGAAAAAAATATCCCAAGAAGTATCTATATATCGGTTTTTATCGTAACATTGACATATGTGATACTTGCAATTGCCGTTACAGGGATACTTACCCCGGAGGAGATTTTGAAGGCTGAAGAGTATGCTGTAGCCGAAGCTCTTAAACCGGCTTTCGGAAAGTACGGTTTTATAGCGGCAAGTCTGGCTGCGCTTTTTGCTACAAGTTCGGCTATAAACGGTACATTTTTCGGGGCGAGCAGAATGATGGCAGATATCGCCAAAGATGGGGTTTTTCCAAGAGTTTTTTCAAAGATGAACGGTAGTTTCATACCTAAAAATGCTCTCTTTTTTATGTATATGGCGGCTGCGCTGTTTGTTCTTTTTGGAAAACTGGATGCGATTATCAGTTTTTCGAGTATGACTTTTCTGCTTGTTTCATTTTTTGTCACAATTGCCAATCTTAAACTGTACAAAGAGACCAACTCTTCTCTTTTTGTCATTATTCTCTCTATTCTTTTAATGTTAGCTACACTCTATCTGATGATAGATTATCTTGCAAAAAACGAACCGCAAACTCTTTACAAAATAGTTTTTGTATATGCCATAATAACGGTATCTTTCATTATATACAGGGTTATGCTTTTGAAAAAACAGCAAAAGTGA
- a CDS encoding IGHMBP2 family helicase, with protein sequence MEKEIIAVHDFVEEYKNLIEVERIAEIEAQINEIRSFSGFEREIFGRAILDLKGFKAPPKFNLYFVKFGRSKEIETEISSGDIVLISRGEPLKSDLTGTVSEVKSHFITVAFENMPPKWVYSGGIRIDLYINDVTFKRMEENLEELRDAKGRKRELRNIILGLENPKPPKAKSFKPVNEKLNDSQRDALSNALGSEDIFLIHGPPGTGKTSTLIEYIIQEIKNGKKILATADSNTAVDNMLERLSKYDINVVRVGHPARILEELEEFSIHAIYEKRLEAVALKKGWEEVALLAKRREEFSKPTQSRARGLGHDRIITLAARGKSMRGVSAKTLASMAKWIKMDRKIDSLVESLRADEEKIYANIIKEADVVLSTNSMVKSQVLNEFVFDIAVVDEGSQQIIPSTLIPLMHAKKFVIAGDHKQLPPTVVSKNASKLEKSLFEMMMEQRGEFSKMLRVQYRMHENIMGFSNIEFYEGKLIADESVKKHTLEDFKLKEAEIFKDILDPSLPLVFVDTSKMDALESLPERSTSYENKTEALIASKLVEELIDMGLDETQIGVISPYLSQVKRIKQLLREREIKTEVKSVDGFQGREKEAIIISFVRSNKEGKIGFLKDIRRLNVAITRAKRKLICIGNAETLNHHEVYKKFLNYIEKTENAEICHLKEVLT encoded by the coding sequence TTGGAAAAAGAGATAATAGCTGTACACGATTTTGTCGAAGAGTATAAAAATCTTATAGAAGTTGAAAGAATTGCCGAAATTGAAGCTCAGATAAATGAGATAAGAAGTTTCAGCGGATTTGAAAGGGAGATTTTCGGCAGAGCGATACTTGATCTCAAAGGGTTCAAAGCGCCTCCTAAATTCAATCTCTATTTTGTAAAGTTTGGAAGAAGCAAAGAGATCGAAACAGAGATAAGTTCCGGAGACATTGTACTTATAAGCAGAGGAGAACCTCTCAAGAGTGATCTTACGGGGACCGTTTCGGAGGTAAAAAGCCATTTTATTACGGTTGCTTTTGAAAATATGCCGCCAAAATGGGTTTACAGCGGCGGAATAAGAATAGACCTATATATAAATGATGTTACATTTAAAAGGATGGAGGAAAATTTAGAAGAGTTAAGAGACGCGAAGGGCAGAAAAAGAGAACTTAGAAATATCATTTTGGGACTTGAGAATCCGAAACCGCCAAAAGCAAAATCCTTTAAGCCCGTAAACGAAAAATTGAACGATAGCCAAAGAGATGCCCTTTCAAATGCTCTGGGAAGCGAAGATATATTTCTCATACACGGGCCTCCAGGTACCGGGAAGACAAGCACTCTCATAGAGTATATAATCCAGGAGATAAAAAACGGAAAGAAAATCTTGGCAACGGCCGATTCCAATACAGCTGTTGACAATATGCTGGAGCGCCTCTCAAAGTACGATATTAACGTGGTAAGGGTTGGACATCCGGCAAGAATACTTGAAGAACTCGAAGAGTTTTCGATTCATGCGATATATGAAAAGAGGCTTGAGGCCGTTGCTTTGAAAAAAGGATGGGAAGAGGTTGCACTGCTTGCCAAAAGAAGAGAGGAGTTCAGTAAGCCTACACAGTCTAGGGCAAGGGGTCTGGGACATGACAGGATCATAACTCTTGCTGCAAGAGGCAAGTCGATGAGGGGAGTTTCGGCAAAAACACTGGCTTCCATGGCGAAATGGATAAAGATGGACAGAAAGATTGATTCTCTGGTGGAATCTCTGAGAGCAGATGAAGAGAAGATATATGCAAATATTATAAAAGAAGCGGATGTGGTTCTCTCTACAAATTCGATGGTAAAATCACAGGTTTTGAATGAGTTCGTTTTCGATATAGCTGTTGTAGACGAAGGAAGCCAGCAGATAATACCTTCAACGCTTATTCCTCTTATGCATGCCAAAAAGTTTGTTATAGCAGGTGATCACAAACAGCTTCCTCCTACTGTAGTAAGCAAAAATGCGTCAAAACTGGAGAAATCCCTTTTTGAAATGATGATGGAACAAAGAGGGGAATTTTCAAAGATGTTAAGGGTCCAATACAGAATGCATGAAAACATCATGGGTTTTTCCAACATAGAATTTTATGAGGGAAAACTTATAGCGGATGAGAGTGTAAAAAAGCATACGTTGGAAGATTTCAAACTCAAAGAGGCCGAAATTTTCAAAGATATTCTCGATCCTTCTCTTCCTCTTGTCTTTGTTGATACATCCAAAATGGATGCTTTAGAGTCTTTGCCTGAGCGTTCGACAAGCTATGAAAACAAAACTGAAGCTTTGATTGCTTCAAAACTTGTCGAAGAGCTTATCGATATGGGACTCGATGAGACACAAATCGGTGTAATATCTCCTTATCTCAGTCAGGTCAAGAGAATAAAACAGCTTTTAAGAGAGCGTGAGATAAAAACGGAAGTTAAAAGCGTCGACGGTTTTCAGGGGAGGGAAAAGGAGGCGATCATCATTTCATTTGTTCGCTCCAACAAAGAAGGAAAGATAGGTTTTTTAAAGGATATCAGAAGGTTAAACGTTGCAATCACCAGAGCAAAAAGAAAGCTTATCTGTATAGGGAATGCCGAGACTTTAAATCATCACGAGGTTTATAAAAAATTTCTAAATTATATAGAAAAAACGGAAAATGCCGAAATTTGCCATTTGAAAGAGGTTCTGACATGA
- a CDS encoding DUF2238 domain-containing protein, with product MRFLKEFFPHILFVIYLILFFYFAIEPYNLQVWIAENVTVLLVVIPLVLTYKRFRFSNTAYFLMSIWVYMHTIGGHYTFARVPFDFVNDFFGWERNNYDRVAHFTVGFYAYAIAELLDRKKLVNSKIILFLFPIFSIFTVASVYEIIEWIAVVFFNPEAGIDYVSAQGDIWDAQKDMLLDGLGAIFATILYFILRKKSLP from the coding sequence ATGAGATTTTTAAAAGAGTTTTTTCCTCACATACTGTTTGTGATATATCTTATACTATTTTTCTATTTTGCAATAGAGCCTTATAACCTACAGGTTTGGATTGCTGAAAATGTAACAGTACTTTTGGTAGTTATTCCTCTGGTTTTAACATATAAAAGATTCAGATTCAGCAATACGGCCTATTTTTTGATGAGTATATGGGTCTATATGCATACGATTGGAGGGCATTATACTTTCGCGAGGGTACCTTTTGATTTTGTGAACGATTTTTTTGGCTGGGAACGCAACAACTATGACAGAGTTGCCCATTTTACGGTGGGATTTTATGCCTATGCAATTGCCGAACTTCTGGATAGAAAAAAGCTGGTCAATTCAAAAATAATACTCTTTCTTTTCCCCATATTTTCAATATTTACCGTTGCAAGCGTTTATGAAATAATAGAATGGATAGCAGTTGTTTTTTTTAACCCGGAGGCAGGGATAGATTATGTAAGTGCTCAAGGAGATATCTGGGATGCTCAGAAGGATATGCTGCTTGACGGATTGGGGGCTATTTTTGCAACGATACTCTATTTTATTTTGAGGAAAAAATCTCTGCCATAA
- a CDS encoding M20 family metallopeptidase: protein MNRDIKRKLFKTIDSLKEKAINIRRDIHRHPELSNQEEHTKYLVKGILEMEGYTIKEFKDHNGIIADLVVDENKPFVAIRADMDALPIEEHTNKPYASEVKGVMHACGHDAHTAIGIGTAIAFASVKERLPANIRFIFQHAEEVNEGGSIDMIRDGALENVKAIFGLHVYPYMMTGQIGYKYGVMMASADIFTIEIFGKSSHGARPHEGVDAILVTAMAVNSLNHIVSRRIDPIHPAVISLGTIEGGNAPNIICDHVKLRGTVRTLNEKIRKKIPEMMEVSIKGICQSMGAKYKFEYEFGQPELINDDKMVDIVVKEAKKIIGEENVIDLLDPVMGGEDFSRYLQIVPGAFFRLGTCNPKKGTCVPQHNSRFDIDEEALPIGMKILAASALEAMNEK from the coding sequence ATGAATCGGGATATCAAACGCAAACTTTTCAAAACTATCGACTCCCTGAAAGAGAAAGCCATAAACATAAGACGTGACATCCACAGACATCCTGAGCTCTCAAACCAGGAAGAACACACAAAATATCTTGTAAAAGGTATCCTTGAGATGGAAGGATACACGATAAAAGAGTTCAAAGACCACAACGGCATCATAGCAGACCTTGTTGTGGACGAAAACAAGCCTTTTGTGGCAATCAGAGCAGATATGGATGCACTTCCTATAGAAGAACATACAAACAAGCCATACGCTTCGGAAGTAAAGGGTGTAATGCACGCCTGCGGACACGATGCTCATACCGCCATCGGTATAGGAACTGCCATCGCTTTTGCCTCTGTAAAAGAGAGACTACCGGCAAACATAAGATTTATTTTTCAACATGCAGAAGAGGTAAATGAAGGGGGCAGTATAGATATGATAAGAGACGGGGCTCTGGAAAATGTCAAAGCGATATTCGGACTGCATGTATATCCATACATGATGACCGGACAGATAGGATATAAATATGGTGTGATGATGGCAAGTGCAGATATTTTCACTATAGAGATTTTCGGCAAATCCTCTCATGGAGCAAGGCCTCACGAAGGAGTGGATGCAATACTGGTAACCGCAATGGCCGTAAATTCGCTAAATCATATCGTATCAAGACGAATAGACCCGATACACCCGGCTGTCATTTCCCTGGGAACTATAGAAGGAGGAAACGCACCAAACATCATTTGCGATCACGTAAAGTTGAGAGGCACTGTTCGTACTCTGAACGAAAAAATAAGAAAAAAGATACCCGAAATGATGGAAGTATCCATAAAAGGTATATGCCAGTCGATGGGTGCCAAATATAAATTCGAATATGAATTCGGCCAACCGGAACTGATAAACGATGACAAAATGGTGGACATTGTCGTAAAAGAGGCTAAAAAGATAATAGGCGAAGAAAATGTCATAGACCTGCTCGATCCAGTTATGGGAGGAGAGGATTTTTCCAGATACCTGCAGATAGTGCCAGGCGCTTTTTTTAGGCTAGGAACCTGCAATCCCAAAAAAGGAACCTGTGTGCCCCAGCACAACAGCAGGTTCGATATCGATGAAGAGGCTTTGCCTATAGGTATGAAGATACTTGCCGCATCGGCTCTGGAGGCTATGAATGAAAAATAG